The genomic interval CGGTGAAATGAGTCCGGTGGTTGGTTCAGAGGGTGGTGCGCCGTGGGGGCACTGTCCCCCACGGCATTGACGTGTTACCTGGGGCTGCTACTCTGGGGCTGCTACTCAAGTTCCCATCTCTGCTTCAGTTCGACCCAGTATGGATCGGCCATCAGCTTCTTCAGTCCCTCGTTGAGCATGTTCAGCAGTTCCGTGTCGGTTTTACGGACGGCGTAACCGTACCCGTCCGGCGGAACGTCGAAGGTGCCGACGGTTTTGAAGGGGCGTCCTCTCTTGACTTCCCGGGCAATGGAACTGTCCATGGCCGAGCCGTGGATGCGACCGATGGGCAGGTCCTGCATGGACAGGTCCGTGGAATCGTAGGCGACGATTTCGAAATTCATGCCCGGCTCCTTGGCCATATCGATGAGCAGGGTATGGGTGTTTGTGCCTCGTTGGACGCCGATTCTCTTGCCCGTGGTGAACATTTCATCAAAGGTGGCGGTTTCATTTGCATTGACCACCAGAACCTGGGTGACTTCATAGTACGGGATGGTGAAGTTGACCACCTTTTTCCGTTCCTCGGTGATGCTCATACCCGAGGCAATGAAGTCGATGCGGTTGGTATTCAAGGCCGGGATGATTCCGTCCCAATCCATGGGCTGATGCCGGACGGAAAAGCCCTTTTTGTCGGCAATCCAGTTGACGGCATCCACGTCAAAGCCAGCCGGATTGCCCTGGGTGTCCACGAAGCCAAATGGTGGAAAACCGAAGTCAATGCCATTGACCAGTGTCCTCTCGGCCCAGGCCGGGCCACTGAAGGCGAGGCAAAGCACCAGTGCCGCTAAAACGCCGAAACGTGATCCCTTCGCCATACGTCAGCTCCTTGGTAGAAGTGGTTTGAATTGACCTGCCCATTTTCGCGGCACATCCCCATGATGGTCGCGTCAATGCAGGGAACGGTAAAGCGCCATCCGCGCATAGCAAAGAGCCGACATCCAGGCAAGGTGGGATTGTGAAGAGGGCAGGGCTACGTCGCCGCGTCCGAGCCCCGCGTGCTGCTTCAGGGCTGCGTGCCTGGGGCCGCTTGGGGCCGCGTTGTCATCCCGGAAAGCTTATTGTAGGCTTTCGGCTTTTGACGACAAATAAAGAAAGGGCAGGGGGCCGAATCGGCTCTCTCTATCTCTGATACGTGAGCAAGTGGATGGGTATGCACACAGTCTCAATGACCGAACCGATCAGGCGCGCCGTGGCCTGGGTCGATGAAACCCTTCGGGAACATCCCGAACGCCAACTGTCCACGGTCTTGGCCGAGGCCGGAATGCGGTTCAACCTGGGGCCCGGCGATGGACGCTTTTTGGAGCGGTTTTTCCGCTCTGACGGCTCTTCCGAAAGCACCGGGGAAAGCGAGTCCTCTTGAACTTTTCCGCCTATCTTCCCCATCGCTGGACGCTGCTCCAGAAGCGGGTCTTCCAGGAAATCTGTGTTCTTTTCTTTCTGACCTGGTCCGGGTTGATTTCCCTGCTCCTTGTCGGACGCCTGTTGCAGTTGCGCGAGTTGTTTCTGCATCAGCAGGTGTCTACCCTGGACATCATCCGTCTGTTTGTATTTCTGAGTCCGTTCTTCCTGTTCATGCTCATTCCAGTGGCTTGCCTGCTGAGTATTTTTCTTGTTTTTTTGAGGATGAGCAACGATCGGGAACTGATCGCCTTGAAATCCGGTGGAGTCAGTCTGTACCAGATTTTACCGGCTCCAATCGTCTTTTCCCTCGTCGCGTCGATTCTGGCCCTGGTGGTCAGCCTGGGGGGGATTTCCTGGGGCTTTGACAATTTTCGCAGGATCGCTCTGGAATTGGCCCATTCCAAAACCCAGATGGTCTTGCAACCGGGAATCTTTCATAAAGACTTTCCAGGGTTGACGATCTTTGCAAGGAACGTGGACGCCGATCAACGGCTGCGCCAGGTTTTTGTTGAGGATCAGACCCGCCCCGAGATCACCGCGGTTATTGTCGCCCCGGTGGGCTACGTGGTTACCGAGCCCCAGGAAGGCCGCATCCTCTTTGCCTTGGAGCATGGCCGGATCTATCGCTTGCAGCAAAATGCCATCACCGAATTGCGCTTCGAGACCTATCTTGTCCGCCTGGACTTGGACCAGTTGCTGATGGGTATATCCGTGCGGGAGCCTCGGCCCAAGGAAATGTCCTGGGCGGAGTTGCGGAGTTGGTCCGCGATGCCTGACCTGGTGGAGCAGCGGGGTGAAGAGTTTGCCAACCGGGTGGCGGTGGAGATCCAGAAGCGCTGGGTCGTCCCCGTGGCCTGTCTGATTTTAGGGCTGCTGGCCATCCCTCTGGCCCAGGCTTTTGAAGGGTTGAAACGTCAGTATGCCTTGATTCTGATCATGGGCGTGTTTTTCGTGTTCTATGGCATGTTTTCCACCGGCATTGTCCTTGGAGAGCTGGGCATTGTCCCCGCCTATCTGCCACTTTGGGGACAAATGCTGCTTTTCGGGGCCATGGCCGGATTGGGAATCTGGTTCGCGGCCCAGGAGCGCGGGTTGCGCATTGGCGAGTGGATTGCCCACCTGCAAATATTTCTGAACCGGAAAGCAAACTCGGCCGGCCCTTCATGAATTCCCCATCCTTCAAGCTTCCCCCTCCGGCCTCCGCACCCGGATCCACAATCCTGCGCTATATATCCGGTCAGCGCCTGAATGTTCTCCAGAAGTATCTTTTGGTTCAGAATTTGTTTTTGGCAGGATTGTGTCTGGGTGTCGGCGCGTGCATCTACCTCCTCCAGGATCTTGTGGAGAATCTGGATCGATTCGTCGAGTCCGGCGTGGGCGTCGGGGTGATGATCGCCTACTTTCTGGCCAAGCTCCCCTTGATCCTTTCCCAGATCCTTCCGGCGGTGTTTTTGGTGGCGTTGATTGTGCAGATCGGCCTTCTCGTCCGCCACCGGGAATTGTTGGCCTTGCAGTCCGGTGGTGTTTCCTATGGAGCACTGGTTCGCTTTTTTGCCGTGTACGGTTTTGCCTGGTGCCTTTTCCAGCTCCTGCTGTCCCAGGGACTTGCCGTGGCCGGTCAGCGGACCATGGATCGCATTTGGGAGGAGAAGGTTCTCCAGCAAACACCTGGTGTCGTGGAAATCGAAAACGTTTGGTTTTTGAACGGGCCATACATCGTCAGCGTCGATAGAGCGCTTCCAGGTGCAGGAACAGGTTCCGGCGTGGCCGTGTATACATACGGGGAGGGCAACGTTCTGCGAGAGATCATTGTCGCGGAAACGTTTGTGGCTCGTGAACGGGAATGGTTGCTCCAGAACGTCCGGCTGTATGATGTCGACTCTTTTGATGTCAGGGAGCTGCCCACACACACGTTGGCAATAACCCAGGATTTAGACGCCTTCAGTGTTTTGCAGGCTCGATTTGATCCCGCCGCACTGTCACTCATTGAACTGGGCCGGATCATTGCC from Desulfonatronum thioautotrophicum carries:
- a CDS encoding ABC transporter substrate-binding protein encodes the protein MAKGSRFGVLAALVLCLAFSGPAWAERTLVNGIDFGFPPFGFVDTQGNPAGFDVDAVNWIADKKGFSVRHQPMDWDGIIPALNTNRIDFIASGMSITEERKKVVNFTIPYYEVTQVLVVNANETATFDEMFTTGKRIGVQRGTNTHTLLIDMAKEPGMNFEIVAYDSTDLSMQDLPIGRIHGSAMDSSIAREVKRGRPFKTVGTFDVPPDGYGYAVRKTDTELLNMLNEGLKKLMADPYWVELKQRWELE
- a CDS encoding LptF/LptG family permease → MNFSAYLPHRWTLLQKRVFQEICVLFFLTWSGLISLLLVGRLLQLRELFLHQQVSTLDIIRLFVFLSPFFLFMLIPVACLLSIFLVFLRMSNDRELIALKSGGVSLYQILPAPIVFSLVASILALVVSLGGISWGFDNFRRIALELAHSKTQMVLQPGIFHKDFPGLTIFARNVDADQRLRQVFVEDQTRPEITAVIVAPVGYVVTEPQEGRILFALEHGRIYRLQQNAITELRFETYLVRLDLDQLLMGISVREPRPKEMSWAELRSWSAMPDLVEQRGEEFANRVAVEIQKRWVVPVACLILGLLAIPLAQAFEGLKRQYALILIMGVFFVFYGMFSTGIVLGELGIVPAYLPLWGQMLLFGAMAGLGIWFAAQERGLRIGEWIAHLQIFLNRKANSAGPS
- a CDS encoding LptF/LptG family permease; its protein translation is MNSPSFKLPPPASAPGSTILRYISGQRLNVLQKYLLVQNLFLAGLCLGVGACIYLLQDLVENLDRFVESGVGVGVMIAYFLAKLPLILSQILPAVFLVALIVQIGLLVRHRELLALQSGGVSYGALVRFFAVYGFAWCLFQLLLSQGLAVAGQRTMDRIWEEKVLQQTPGVVEIENVWFLNGPYIVSVDRALPGAGTGSGVAVYTYGEGNVLREIIVAETFVAREREWLLQNVRLYDVDSFDVRELPTHTLAITQDLDAFSVLQARFDPAALSLIELGRIIAYLEGTGSNVERLRTAWHMKWSYAFSLLVMVLIALALYTIFDSVYVNIAIGLAIVFVYYVLFVLGVSLGERGFLSPLLGAWLGNILFALSAGGRLLWHFVPGDPLKIFQAK